One window from the genome of Cyclobacterium amurskyense encodes:
- a CDS encoding LruC domain-containing protein encodes MKNNSLLLILGLVVSLTACDPNDELVNSGTKEGYLGMELPSGFDFSTTKKVTFNLSATNRDDNPIPFVVYKIYDNNPLKGGELLQTVRLNEQGTATTFIDIPGYLEELWVRSDYIGVEPVAIIPLTGTQATYAYSAANPSILPDDYYESEEGNTNARIASTNEDFLTLGSWNSQGKPNYLLTPDKITTQLLKNINTSLPEQSDVRKHNPKVLEEKYERELFVSEDAEVWVTYVHTGGSYRNSIGYYYYKKGEAPKTAADIKNKTIIFPNAQAGILSSGDKVKLNGPKDGAFEKDTYIGWFLISNGWQRNNVSNGNGIFYADKDLNTDNKNTAVRDQMAFLYDATARVLLLSWEDIRRDYRDCDHDFNDVLFYASWNPITSVDVSDYVPIDTSEKDNDKDGVADNEDAYPEDAERAFNNYSPGPNTFGTLLFEDLWPSFGDYDMNDLVIDYNVNEISNAKNHIKEIQLTTVVRATGAGYRNGFGIQLPVSADQVLSVEGNRLKTGKIKTLSNGVEQGQNLATVIIIDDVNDKLPFLANVSTDNPHQEEDTIRVKIVFEEAIQKADLGAAPYNPFMIINQERGREVHLMNKQPTDLMDKDLFKTGDDISSTMDGKYFLSEKGFNWALHIPKSIPYTQEKVDFTKAYSRFSDWAKSGGRSYLDWYLDTDGQLNTSVIYKK; translated from the coding sequence ATGAAAAACAACAGCTTATTACTGATCTTGGGATTAGTGGTGTCCCTTACTGCCTGTGATCCAAATGATGAACTAGTTAATTCAGGAACCAAAGAGGGCTATCTTGGTATGGAGCTTCCATCCGGTTTTGATTTTTCCACTACCAAAAAAGTCACATTTAACTTATCGGCAACAAACCGTGACGACAACCCTATTCCCTTTGTCGTTTATAAAATTTATGACAATAACCCCCTAAAAGGTGGAGAGTTATTGCAAACAGTCCGGCTAAATGAGCAAGGGACTGCCACCACCTTTATAGACATTCCGGGTTATTTGGAAGAGTTATGGGTTCGTTCCGATTATATTGGGGTAGAGCCGGTAGCTATAATCCCTTTGACGGGTACTCAAGCTACTTATGCATACTCCGCAGCAAACCCAAGCATATTACCAGATGATTATTATGAAAGTGAGGAGGGGAATACCAATGCCAGAATAGCATCAACCAATGAGGATTTCCTTACCCTAGGTTCATGGAATAGTCAAGGTAAACCAAATTACTTATTAACTCCAGACAAAATCACCACCCAGCTCCTTAAGAATATCAATACAAGCCTTCCCGAGCAATCAGACGTAAGAAAGCACAATCCAAAAGTTTTGGAAGAAAAGTATGAACGTGAATTGTTTGTAAGTGAAGATGCTGAAGTTTGGGTTACCTATGTGCATACAGGTGGGTCCTATAGGAATTCGATTGGTTACTATTATTATAAAAAAGGGGAAGCGCCAAAAACTGCAGCTGATATCAAAAATAAAACGATCATTTTCCCCAATGCTCAGGCAGGAATATTAAGTTCTGGCGATAAAGTGAAGTTGAATGGGCCAAAGGACGGTGCCTTTGAAAAGGATACTTATATCGGTTGGTTTTTGATTTCTAATGGTTGGCAAAGAAATAATGTATCTAATGGGAATGGTATTTTTTATGCGGATAAAGATTTAAATACAGACAATAAAAATACCGCTGTAAGAGACCAAATGGCATTTTTATACGATGCTACAGCACGAGTACTTTTACTGTCTTGGGAAGATATTCGTAGGGATTATCGAGATTGTGATCATGATTTTAATGATGTGTTGTTTTATGCTTCATGGAACCCTATCACAAGTGTGGATGTATCTGACTACGTTCCTATTGATACCAGTGAAAAGGACAATGACAAAGATGGTGTGGCGGACAATGAAGATGCTTATCCTGAAGATGCTGAAAGGGCCTTCAATAATTATTCTCCAGGACCCAATACCTTTGGGACCTTGTTGTTTGAAGATCTTTGGCCAAGCTTTGGTGATTACGACATGAATGATTTGGTAATCGACTACAATGTCAATGAAATATCAAATGCAAAAAACCACATAAAGGAGATTCAGCTGACTACAGTGGTTCGTGCCACTGGAGCGGGATACCGAAATGGTTTTGGTATTCAACTACCTGTTTCTGCAGATCAGGTATTGAGTGTAGAAGGTAACAGATTGAAAACAGGTAAAATCAAAACCCTATCAAATGGGGTAGAGCAAGGGCAGAATTTAGCAACTGTAATCATTATTGATGATGTCAATGATAAGTTACCTTTTCTCGCCAATGTATCAACGGATAACCCTCATCAGGAGGAAGATACCATTCGAGTCAAAATAGTGTTCGAAGAAGCCATACAGAAGGCTGATTTGGGTGCTGCCCCTTATAATCCATTTATGATTATTAATCAGGAAAGAGGTAGGGAAGTCCACCTGATGAACAAACAACCTACCGATTTGATGGATAAGGATTTGTTTAAAACTGGAGATGATATTAGTTCTACAATGGATGGTAAGTATTTCCTAAGTGAAAAAGGATTTAACTGGGCACTTCATATCCCAAAAAGTATTCCTTACACACAGGAAAAGGTGGATTTCACAAAGGCCTACAGCAGGTTTTCTGATTGGGCAAAATCTGGAGGAAGATCTTATTTAGATTGGTACTTAGATACGGATGGTCAGTTAAACACTTCTGTTATTTATAAAAAATAA
- a CDS encoding histidine kinase N-terminal 7TM domain-containing protein, whose product MVLLLMVLVAIAPVLLIFFLKKEVQGKASSYFSALMIACFVYSISNVFELTMETIPSKLLMLKGMYLGAVMFAPLVLLFTLIYTERGNWINRNRMYLLFVVPAINLLLVWTNDFHTYFYSSFVLVNKGEFIMMVTGKGFGYWLHQSYTLLLLFVSLFLLIKRIREVPPIDSKQVFMVILGLCSPFFVYLLYLTSRGPVLIDYITFSFLGTGLFFYLGLTRYNLFKIAPIAYRTLFDNMQEGVLVTDTYGTLITLNLAAANMFELKTINQNIALKVIKKDWPEIHELLTSSEDYRMIEFSYKVGDYLNWYLVSKSSIKGQNRKSVGSIILLRDITQEKLFQFEIQRSREEAEEANRAKSEFLANMSHEIRTPLNGVIGFTELLSNTQLNEQQAKYANTALNSANALLDLINDILDLAKIESGKSETNIKQLHLHELLETILDVLSFQAHKKGLELILDLDPRIGDVIETDELKLKQVLINLLNNALKFTEKGQVIMKLTLLNPYTEEFQENLNIRFSVSDSGIGIPKSKQQLIFEAFSQADSSTTKKFGGTGLGLTISNKLLKLLGSSIQLKSEMGKGSDFYFDLEVKTMNFKLPSQDFSQLSETLIVDGNEASGKVLKANCESFGIKATHVKTVSDTFFALENNLNIALVILNNSLLGSNSVWTMQKMMTVVKDRTPQVRFVAAVGSIEQEATIKLYSSIGCNTILYKPSTPSKLEMLFESLVKTRDAKAEFPKAHNGSNIPPKDKEPFKLLVAEDNAVNRMLIKIYMEKLDPNAIILEAENGEEALELLRNSTIPDLVITDINMPKLDGYELLKEIRSKPNTNQIPVVGFTANALQSEAEELKNAGFDGFLTKPVVQEKFRKTVLRWLKIDNQ is encoded by the coding sequence TTGGTATTACTTTTAATGGTATTGGTTGCTATAGCACCAGTATTACTTATATTTTTTTTAAAGAAGGAAGTACAAGGCAAAGCCTCATCCTATTTTTCCGCATTAATGATTGCCTGTTTTGTCTATTCAATTTCTAATGTTTTTGAACTGACAATGGAGACTATCCCTAGCAAGTTATTGATGTTAAAGGGGATGTATTTGGGGGCCGTAATGTTCGCTCCATTGGTGCTTTTATTTACCTTGATATATACTGAAAGAGGGAATTGGATCAATAGAAACAGGATGTATTTGTTGTTTGTGGTGCCTGCAATTAATTTACTATTGGTATGGACAAATGATTTTCACACTTATTTCTATAGCTCGTTTGTGCTAGTAAATAAAGGGGAATTCATAATGATGGTGACAGGAAAAGGTTTTGGTTATTGGTTACACCAATCCTACACCTTGCTTCTCTTGTTTGTTAGTTTATTTCTATTAATAAAAAGGATAAGAGAGGTTCCTCCTATTGACTCCAAGCAAGTGTTTATGGTGATCTTAGGGCTTTGTTCACCCTTTTTTGTTTACTTATTGTATTTGACAAGTCGTGGACCTGTTCTGATTGATTATATTACTTTTAGTTTCTTGGGTACAGGATTGTTTTTTTATTTAGGATTGACACGTTACAATCTGTTTAAAATTGCACCCATTGCTTACAGAACTTTGTTTGACAATATGCAAGAAGGGGTTTTAGTTACCGATACTTATGGGACTTTGATTACCTTGAATCTTGCTGCCGCCAATATGTTTGAGTTAAAAACAATTAACCAAAACATTGCTTTAAAGGTAATTAAGAAGGATTGGCCAGAAATACACGAATTGCTTACAAGTTCTGAAGACTACAGAATGATTGAGTTTTCATACAAAGTAGGGGATTATTTGAATTGGTACCTTGTCTCTAAATCTTCAATAAAAGGCCAAAATAGAAAATCGGTAGGAAGCATTATTTTATTAAGAGACATCACACAGGAAAAACTTTTTCAATTTGAAATTCAGCGGTCTAGAGAGGAAGCGGAAGAGGCTAATCGTGCCAAAAGTGAGTTTTTGGCCAATATGAGTCATGAGATAAGAACCCCTTTAAATGGAGTTATTGGTTTTACTGAGCTTTTGTCAAATACCCAATTGAATGAACAACAAGCCAAATATGCCAATACTGCTTTAAATTCTGCCAATGCTTTGCTTGATTTAATAAATGATATTCTTGATTTGGCGAAAATAGAATCTGGAAAATCAGAAACCAATATCAAACAATTACATCTTCATGAGTTGCTTGAAACTATTTTGGATGTTTTAAGCTTTCAGGCTCACAAAAAAGGCTTAGAATTAATACTTGATTTGGACCCTAGGATTGGGGATGTAATAGAAACAGATGAATTAAAGCTTAAGCAGGTTTTAATTAATTTATTGAATAATGCCTTGAAATTTACTGAAAAAGGTCAGGTGATAATGAAATTAACCCTGTTGAACCCTTACACTGAGGAGTTTCAAGAAAATTTAAATATCAGATTTTCAGTATCGGATAGCGGGATAGGTATACCTAAGAGCAAACAACAATTGATTTTTGAGGCCTTTTCTCAAGCAGATTCTTCTACTACAAAGAAATTTGGTGGAACAGGCTTGGGATTAACCATTTCAAATAAATTGTTAAAACTATTGGGGAGCTCCATTCAGTTGAAAAGTGAAATGGGAAAGGGAAGTGATTTCTATTTTGATTTAGAAGTCAAAACAATGAATTTTAAATTACCTAGCCAAGACTTCTCCCAACTTAGTGAGACTTTAATAGTAGATGGAAATGAAGCGTCAGGGAAAGTTCTTAAAGCGAATTGTGAGAGTTTTGGAATAAAGGCCACTCATGTGAAAACAGTATCGGACACTTTTTTTGCATTAGAAAATAACCTGAATATAGCACTAGTTATATTAAATAATAGTTTGTTAGGGTCTAACAGTGTATGGACCATGCAAAAAATGATGACTGTTGTAAAGGACAGGACCCCACAAGTGAGGTTCGTGGCCGCAGTAGGTAGCATAGAACAAGAAGCAACAATTAAATTGTATAGTTCCATTGGCTGTAATACCATATTGTATAAACCTTCTACCCCATCAAAATTAGAAATGCTCTTTGAAAGCTTGGTAAAAACGAGAGATGCAAAAGCCGAATTCCCTAAAGCACATAATGGGAGTAATATTCCCCCTAAAGATAAGGAGCCATTTAAATTGTTAGTAGCTGAGGACAATGCTGTCAATCGCATGCTGATAAAAATATACATGGAGAAACTGGATCCTAACGCAATAATATTAGAAGCAGAAAATGGGGAAGAAGCCTTGGAATTGCTTAGGAATTCGACCATACCTGATTTGGTAATTACAGATATTAATATGCCAAAATTAGACGGTTATGAATTGCTCAAAGAGATAAGGTCTAAGCCCAATACCAATCAAATTCCAGTTGTAGGCTTTACGGCCAATGCTTTACAAAGTGAGGCAGAAGAGTTGAAAAACGCAGGTTTTGACGGATTTCTTACTAAGCCGGTTGTTCAAGAAAAGTTTAGAAAAACAGTTTTGAGATGGCTAAAAATTGATAATCAATAG
- a CDS encoding 2Fe-2S iron-sulfur cluster-binding protein — MVTFTVEDHAGNRQSIEAPDDMGLSLMEILKASEYPVLATCGGMALCATCHVEVLEGKEGLGDATDVELDQLEALPEYYPTSRLACQVRISDELEGAVVKLRGEDN; from the coding sequence ATGGTTACATTCACTGTAGAAGATCACGCTGGCAATCGCCAAAGTATAGAAGCCCCGGATGATATGGGCTTGAGTTTAATGGAAATATTAAAAGCATCCGAATATCCCGTTTTAGCGACATGTGGAGGAATGGCATTGTGTGCTACCTGCCATGTTGAAGTGCTAGAAGGGAAAGAAGGACTAGGAGACGCCACTGATGTGGAACTGGATCAACTTGAAGCACTTCCTGAGTATTACCCTACAAGCAGGCTAGCATGTCAGGTTAGAATCAGTGACGAACTCGAAGGTGCAGTAGTAAAACTTAGAGGAGAAGACAATTAA
- a CDS encoding NAD(P)/FAD-dependent oxidoreductase — MITTDICIIGAGPVGLFAVFEAGLLKMRCHLIDALPQVGGQLSEIYPQKPIYDIPGYPEVKAQELVDNLMEQIKPFKPTFSLGERVDHLSKQTDGSYILTTSDKTQVHAQVVIIAGGLGCFEPRKPALENLTEFEGKGVTYMVKNPEQFRDKKVILAGGGDSALDWAIYLSDVAEKVTLVHRNETFRGAPDSASKVFNLANEGKIDLILSANLKKLGGNGHLDTVYLEDKSKSQFSIETDYLIPLFGLSPKLGPIADWGLTIDRNAIEVDTRDYSTGVERIFAIGDINTYPGKLKLILCGFHEAAIMMHSAFKFVYPDQKLSFKYTTVNGVNSF, encoded by the coding sequence ATGATTACTACTGACATTTGCATTATTGGAGCAGGCCCAGTTGGCTTATTCGCTGTCTTTGAAGCAGGGTTATTAAAAATGCGCTGCCATTTGATAGACGCCTTGCCACAAGTAGGAGGACAACTTTCGGAGATCTATCCACAGAAGCCTATTTATGATATACCAGGATACCCGGAGGTAAAAGCCCAGGAATTGGTAGACAATCTAATGGAGCAAATCAAGCCATTTAAACCTACATTTTCTTTAGGCGAGCGTGTTGACCATCTTAGCAAGCAAACCGACGGTTCGTATATACTCACTACAAGTGACAAGACTCAGGTACACGCCCAGGTCGTAATCATAGCTGGTGGACTGGGATGTTTTGAGCCTCGTAAACCAGCATTAGAGAACCTTACTGAATTTGAAGGAAAAGGAGTAACCTATATGGTGAAAAACCCAGAACAATTCAGAGATAAAAAGGTGATTTTAGCCGGGGGTGGTGATTCCGCTTTGGATTGGGCAATCTATCTATCTGATGTAGCGGAGAAGGTTACTTTGGTACATAGAAATGAAACTTTCAGGGGAGCTCCTGATTCTGCCTCAAAGGTATTCAACCTAGCCAATGAGGGAAAAATAGACCTTATTTTATCTGCCAATCTTAAAAAATTGGGAGGAAATGGTCATTTGGACACCGTTTACTTAGAAGACAAAAGCAAGTCTCAGTTTTCAATTGAAACCGATTACCTTATCCCATTATTTGGTCTAAGTCCTAAATTAGGACCTATAGCAGATTGGGGTTTGACCATAGACAGAAATGCGATAGAGGTTGATACCAGGGATTATTCCACTGGGGTAGAAAGAATCTTCGCTATTGGTGACATCAATACTTACCCAGGCAAGCTAAAATTAATCCTATGTGGTTTCCACGAGGCTGCCATTATGATGCATTCTGCATTTAAGTTTGTGTACCCTGATCAAAAATTAAGCTTCAAATACACTACTGTTAATGGTGTAAATTCATTTTAA
- a CDS encoding MarR family winged helix-turn-helix transcriptional regulator, whose amino-acid sequence MTYEQFSKYSFLLDRTARKVKQYAQQKFKLKEFDITVDQWLVLKNLNENERLSQTELAHLVFKDHPTLTRIIDLLCKKGYLERIQHPEDRRSYQLHLTQEGKDKVKDLKPQIAAIRQKAWENLDEKDFGEFKRILNTIYNNLAE is encoded by the coding sequence ATGACATACGAGCAATTTAGCAAATATTCATTTTTGTTGGACCGGACCGCAAGGAAGGTCAAGCAATACGCACAGCAGAAGTTCAAATTAAAAGAATTTGACATTACTGTGGACCAATGGCTGGTTTTAAAAAACCTAAATGAAAATGAAAGACTGAGCCAGACAGAATTGGCCCATTTGGTTTTCAAAGATCACCCTACTTTGACAAGGATAATAGATCTTCTTTGTAAAAAGGGTTATTTGGAAAGAATCCAACATCCGGAAGACCGAAGAAGCTATCAATTGCATCTTACTCAGGAGGGGAAGGACAAGGTGAAAGACTTAAAACCACAAATAGCCGCAATCAGGCAAAAGGCCTGGGAGAATCTCGATGAGAAGGATTTCGGAGAGTTCAAGCGAATTCTCAATACGATATACAATAATCTAGCAGAATAA
- a CDS encoding SDR family oxidoreductase, producing the protein MKIDLKGYKAVVGGATRGLGLATAQQLAACGASVTLLARNKEKLEFAKSTLSVSCGQEHNYLDVDFADFDSFKTLTNQFFAGKEVDILVNNTNGPAAGSVVQKFTEDYQEAFDLLFKTYHHLSHLLLDGMKERGYGRILNVSSVTVKEPLPNLILSNTMRTAVVSWAKSLSKEAAPSGITVNTVLTGSFETERIESLIKSQSKETGEDFDDLLHQKQQAIPAKRFGKPEEYGYLMAFLASPFAAYINGASIPIDGGALNCF; encoded by the coding sequence ATGAAAATCGACTTAAAAGGATACAAAGCAGTAGTAGGAGGGGCAACAAGAGGACTAGGACTTGCAACAGCACAACAATTGGCTGCATGTGGTGCTTCTGTTACCCTACTCGCCAGAAATAAAGAAAAATTGGAATTTGCTAAAAGCACTTTGTCTGTTAGCTGTGGTCAGGAACATAACTATCTGGATGTGGATTTTGCAGATTTTGATTCCTTTAAAACGCTTACCAATCAATTTTTTGCTGGTAAAGAAGTAGATATTTTGGTGAACAACACCAATGGGCCCGCAGCTGGTTCTGTGGTTCAGAAATTTACCGAAGATTATCAGGAAGCTTTTGACCTGCTTTTTAAAACCTATCACCATCTAAGCCACCTGCTTTTGGATGGGATGAAAGAAAGAGGTTATGGGAGAATTCTCAATGTTTCCTCTGTCACTGTCAAAGAGCCTCTGCCCAACCTTATCTTGTCGAACACCATGCGTACCGCTGTTGTAAGCTGGGCCAAATCCTTGTCTAAGGAGGCTGCACCCTCAGGTATTACAGTGAATACAGTGTTGACTGGCTCTTTCGAAACCGAAAGAATCGAATCCTTGATTAAAAGCCAATCGAAGGAAACAGGTGAAGATTTTGATGATTTATTGCATCAGAAACAACAAGCCATACCTGCTAAAAGGTTTGGGAAGCCTGAGGAATATGGCTACCTAATGGCTTTTTTGGCCTCTCCGTTTGCTGCGTATATCAATGGTGCAAGTATTCCAATAGATGGTGGAGCATTAAACTGCTTCTAA
- a CDS encoding c-type cytochrome, whose translation MNRYLKFGLFIFSFLLILIIGSLVYIQMILPDVGNPPENMKLSTSSETLNRGKYLANHVMICIDCHSQRDFSLFSGPPIPGTEGSGGEVFDHAMGFPGTFISPNITPAHLTSYSDGELFRLITTGVKKDGDPIFPIMPYANYGKMDKEDILSVIAYIRTLSPIEKVQPTSEPDFPFSLIMRTIPQRAEFSTRPPESDAIAYGKYLVNAAACNDCHTKFENGKYTGEHLAGGRVFNMPDGNILTSPNLTPHKTGLGNWTKEQFIERFKQYEDRNKLGKVQAGEMQTIMPWNMYAGMTVKDLGAIYTYIQSLKPVDNQVNKFLKAESLEAV comes from the coding sequence ATGAATCGTTATTTAAAGTTTGGCCTCTTTATTTTTTCATTCCTTCTAATATTGATAATTGGTTCCTTGGTTTACATACAGATGATTCTTCCTGATGTAGGCAATCCACCAGAGAACATGAAACTGTCCACCTCCTCGGAAACTCTTAATAGGGGTAAATATCTTGCAAACCATGTAATGATTTGCATAGACTGCCACTCTCAAAGGGATTTTAGCTTATTTAGTGGCCCTCCAATTCCCGGAACAGAAGGTTCAGGAGGAGAAGTTTTTGACCATGCAATGGGTTTTCCAGGTACATTTATTTCACCCAACATTACCCCAGCTCACTTAACCTCCTATTCAGATGGAGAACTCTTTAGACTGATAACAACCGGGGTGAAGAAAGATGGAGATCCAATCTTCCCCATAATGCCTTATGCGAATTATGGGAAAATGGATAAAGAAGACATTCTCTCAGTAATCGCCTATATTCGAACTTTGTCTCCTATTGAAAAAGTTCAGCCAACATCTGAGCCTGATTTTCCATTCAGCTTAATTATGAGAACAATACCCCAAAGGGCTGAATTTTCAACAAGACCTCCTGAATCTGATGCTATAGCCTACGGAAAATACCTAGTGAATGCAGCAGCTTGTAATGACTGCCATACCAAATTTGAAAATGGTAAATATACCGGTGAACACCTTGCTGGTGGAAGGGTTTTTAATATGCCAGATGGCAATATCTTAACGAGTCCCAATCTCACACCACATAAAACTGGACTAGGAAACTGGACGAAAGAACAGTTTATCGAAAGATTTAAACAGTATGAAGACCGGAACAAACTCGGTAAAGTTCAAGCTGGAGAAATGCAAACCATTATGCCATGGAACATGTATGCAGGCATGACCGTGAAAGACCTGGGTGCCATATACACGTACATTCAGTCTCTTAAACCAGTAGATAATCAAGTCAATAAATTCTTAAAAGCAGAAAGCTTAGAAGCAGTTTAA
- a CDS encoding ABC transporter ATP-binding protein, protein MEIHQNSHRQAKPCIHAKNLVLGYVVEQQLHTIANDISFDLYNGELTCMMGPNGVGKSTLLKAIMNQNPPLKGDIWLDKKEIRLMNEQDRAKNIAVVLTEKIRSGLMTVRELVALGRTPHTGWLGHLSKADNKIVNQVLEMTHLDVIAQKKLSELSDGQRQTAMIGRALAQDSSIMILDEPTAHLDLTNRFEIMYLLKKLAKEAGKAILVVTHDLEVAMETADQLWIMINQEPLVSGSPEDLMLEGHIQKLLPGNKWEIDASNGKIRLKNPGVLPEITGPEHLIYWVRNSLRKNIEMPMPEKIVATENPFEITIYCNQNHYTFSRTSEMVRFLKKGK, encoded by the coding sequence ATGGAGATCCATCAAAATAGCCACAGACAAGCAAAGCCTTGCATCCATGCAAAAAATTTGGTACTAGGATATGTCGTAGAACAGCAGCTCCACACCATAGCAAATGATATTTCCTTTGATCTATATAATGGAGAATTAACCTGCATGATGGGACCCAATGGAGTTGGGAAATCCACTCTATTGAAAGCCATTATGAACCAAAACCCGCCATTAAAAGGTGATATATGGTTGGATAAGAAAGAAATCCGGCTAATGAATGAGCAAGACAGGGCTAAAAACATTGCTGTTGTGTTAACAGAGAAAATCCGTTCTGGCCTTATGACTGTTCGGGAGCTCGTAGCGCTGGGCCGAACACCTCATACAGGATGGTTGGGGCACTTAAGTAAGGCTGACAATAAAATTGTTAATCAAGTATTGGAAATGACCCATCTTGATGTGATAGCTCAAAAGAAATTGTCCGAACTGAGCGATGGACAAAGGCAAACAGCTATGATAGGCAGGGCCCTGGCGCAGGACAGTAGCATAATGATTTTGGACGAGCCCACCGCTCACCTGGACCTCACCAATCGTTTCGAAATAATGTATTTGCTAAAAAAATTAGCAAAGGAAGCAGGGAAAGCCATTTTGGTTGTTACCCATGACCTTGAAGTAGCCATGGAAACTGCCGATCAACTTTGGATCATGATCAATCAGGAACCTCTGGTTTCTGGAAGCCCAGAAGATTTAATGCTGGAAGGTCACATTCAAAAATTACTGCCTGGAAATAAATGGGAAATAGATGCAAGCAATGGGAAAATTAGATTGAAAAACCCAGGGGTTTTACCTGAAATAACTGGTCCTGAACATTTGATTTATTGGGTCAGGAATTCGCTAAGAAAGAACATAGAAATGCCTATGCCTGAAAAAATAGTGGCCACTGAAAATCCATTTGAAATAACTATTTATTGCAATCAAAATCATTATACCTTTTCAAGAACGTCAGAAATGGTTAGATTTTTAAAAAAAGGAAAATAA
- a CDS encoding iron ABC transporter permease: MVFLWLLNLSLGSLSIPVVYLLERLVGIPFPRESWEIIVMDYRIPKSFTAILAGIGLSVSGLQMQTFFRNPLAGPFVLGISSGAGLGVALLSMAGTAFGWQILSGTPNYWAAIIASSAGAIGVLVLMGLAAWKVKDSMTLLIVGLMFGSAAASIVTLLSYFSSAEELKMFTLWSMGNLGNTGWPELGLLSGALLIGLSLVIFSVKSYNAMLLGEAYAKSMGINFQKLRWIMIVSTGILTGGITAFCGPIAFIGIAVPHLARLLFKTNDHRVLFPATALLGILVLLACDTLSQLPGYASSLPINAVTTAFGAPLIIWLIMKRNFSEAF, encoded by the coding sequence ATGGTATTCCTTTGGCTATTAAATCTGAGCCTTGGTTCCCTGTCTATTCCAGTAGTCTACCTTTTGGAAAGACTTGTGGGAATTCCTTTCCCTAGAGAGAGTTGGGAAATAATTGTTATGGACTATAGGATCCCCAAATCGTTTACTGCGATATTGGCTGGAATAGGGCTTTCGGTGAGTGGCTTGCAAATGCAGACATTCTTTAGAAATCCTCTGGCGGGCCCCTTTGTATTAGGAATCAGCTCTGGAGCAGGCCTAGGGGTGGCCTTATTGTCTATGGCAGGAACGGCCTTTGGTTGGCAAATTTTGTCCGGCACACCCAATTATTGGGCAGCCATCATCGCCTCAAGTGCTGGGGCTATCGGCGTATTGGTATTGATGGGACTAGCAGCGTGGAAAGTAAAAGACAGCATGACTTTGTTGATTGTAGGCTTGATGTTTGGGAGTGCCGCTGCATCTATCGTTACCCTTTTGTCTTATTTCAGCTCTGCTGAAGAATTGAAAATGTTTACCCTATGGTCCATGGGCAATCTTGGAAATACAGGTTGGCCTGAACTGGGATTGTTATCGGGAGCTTTGCTTATAGGTCTGTCATTGGTAATATTTTCCGTGAAATCTTATAATGCCATGCTTTTGGGAGAGGCTTATGCCAAAAGCATGGGGATAAATTTCCAAAAATTGCGGTGGATAATGATTGTCAGTACGGGTATATTAACCGGAGGTATTACCGCTTTTTGCGGGCCAATTGCCTTTATTGGTATTGCCGTTCCTCACCTGGCTAGGTTACTATTTAAGACCAATGACCACAGGGTATTGTTTCCTGCAACCGCTCTGCTCGGGATTTTAGTATTATTGGCCTGCGACACCTTAAGCCAATTACCTGGCTATGCCTCCAGCCTACCAATCAATGCAGTAACCACTGCATTTGGTGCACCCTTAATCATCTGGTTAATTATGAAAAGGAATTTTAGTGAGGCATTTTAA